One region of Rana temporaria chromosome 11, aRanTem1.1, whole genome shotgun sequence genomic DNA includes:
- the LOC120916972 gene encoding uncharacterized protein LOC120916972, with amino-acid sequence MGVFFPKQVRIGDSEKGVFPRVLMPSATEVPGHSAPQSQGKGRSSSGGLEGSGGPKCCLQSPKRRGGKRVLLPRFRGKETLWQVQVNPKPETAEQVSNIQKIPYGVNFHGKGPLTTELLYGLPGPQGRVPARTHCRGVSGVSTASDRLGNFGGAPTVPGLAIRSILLTPRVHKGPGGTNSFSASSGSGYNSVPGRPASFCSLSGTSLQGPGTNQKDPYGPRLAIKPGKIQSNTIAAHSLFRVHPGLHPAKGLPSIREGSKIRKVSICPPGQPSGFNQIPDVNTRTVNFHSTGSPVGRDSLSGPAGLCTQNLGPQLRTPRRSGTGPKSGKEIPLVVEKDHQSVTGSSMAYPVSIDRHHRRQRQRLGGSPGGTSSTGCLGSGRAETFLQLEGAEGDRFSSHLLSGETSRTPRPSEVRQCVGRGLCKQAGWHQVCSPVGHNNKNLSLGRNKHPVLISSFSKGDRKQYSGFPQSKSTEGRRVVPQSGGLPSFGQEMGVSGDRSLRFQGEHKNTLVFLSGQGRGSKRDRCPIPELALRDLLRLPTPSSSATGPEKISAGEHLTYPCGTPLAQEGLVFGSQATDHRTPSFSSSSRGSPLAGSSTVPSGTQMEPRGVVTEESLLRSKGFSDKLTATLLDSRKKETRSIYRKVWIRFNTWCQEFSFPTQSHKSVLEFLQCGADKGLSVSTLKGQVSALSVFLESPLASNPWVIRFFRALSRQKPSQGPSFPKWDLSLVLQVLTGLPFEPLDKCSLKDLTFKTVFLVAVTTARRVSELEALSIRPPFCVIFPDRVVFKTDPAFLPKVASKFHRSQEVVLPSFCSNPSGEREFKFSTLDVRRCILQYLELTRAFRKSDSLFVLFSGTRKGQKASRRTIARWLRLVIGQAYSLSGREVPTGIKAHSTRAVATSQAERAGATPDQICKAATWSSYATFIKHYRVDLVSAGEQAFGRKVLQAVVPP; translated from the coding sequence ATGGGAGTCTTTTTCCCCAAACAGGTACGTATTGGCGATAGTGAGAAGGGGGTATTCCCTAGAGTTCTCATGCCTTCCGCCACAGAGGTACCTGGTCACTCAGCTCCCCAGAGCCAAGGAAAAGGCAGAAGCTCTAGTGGGGGCCttgagggatctggaggtccaaaatgttgtttgcagagtcccaaaaggagaggaggaaagagggttTTACTCCCACGTTTTCGTGGTAAAGAAACCCTCTGGCAAGtacaggttaatcctaaaccTGAAACCGCTGAACAAGTCAGTAACATACAAAAGATTCCGTATGGAGTCAATTTTCACGGTAAGGGCCCTCTTACCACAGAATTGCTTTATGGTCTCCCTGGACCTcagggacgcgtacctgcacgtaCCCATTGCAGAGGGGTCTCAGGAGTTTCTACGGCTAGCGATAGACTTGGGAACTTCGGTGGTGCACCTACAGTTCCAGGCCTTGCCATTCGGTCTATCCTCCTCACCCCgcgtgttcacaaaggtcctggCGGAACCAATAGCTTTTCTGCGTCTTCAGGGAGTGGGtataatagcgtacctggacgacctgcttcttttTGCAGCCTCTCCGGAACAAGTCTCCAGGGACCTGGAACTAACCAAAAAGACCCTTATGGACCTAGGTTGGCTATTAAACCTGGAAAAATCCAGTCTAATACCATCGCAGCGCATTCCTTATTTAGGGTACACCCTGGACTCCACCCTGCTAAGGGTCTTCCTTCCATTAGAGAAGGCTCTAAAATTAGAAAAGTCAGTATCTGccctccagggcagccatcaggtttCAATCAGATTCCTGATGTCAACACTAGGACTGTTAACTTCCACTCTACCGGCAGTCCAGtgggcagggattcactttcgGGCCCTGCAGGCCTTTGTACTCAGAATCTGGGACCACAGCTCAGAACACCTAGACGTTCTGGTACAGGTCCCAAGTCAGGTAAagagatccctctggtggtggagaaagatcACCAATCTGTCACAGGGTCGTCTATGGCATATCCGGTCTCCATTGATCGTCACCACAGACGCCAGCggcagaggttggggggctcaccTGGGGGTACTTCCAGCACAGGGTGTTTGGGAAGTGGCAGAGCTGAAACATTCCTCCAactggaaggagctgagggcGATCGGTTTAGCTCTCATCTTCTTTCAGGAGAGACTTCGAGGACACCACGTCCAAGTGAGGTCAGACAATGCGTCGGCCgtggcctatgtaaacaagcaggGTGGCACCAGGTGTGTAGCCCTGTCGGCCATAACAACAAGAATCTTTCGCTGGGCCGAAACAAACACCCTGTCCTTATCAGCAGTTTTTCTAAAGGGGATAGAAAACAGTACAGCGGATTTCCTCAGTCGAAGTCAACTGAGGGAAGACGAGTGGTCCCTCAATCAGGAGGTCTTCCATCTTTTGGTCAAGAGATGGGGGTCTCCGGAGATAGATCTCTTCGCTTCCAGGgagaacacaaaaacacattggtTTTTCTCTCGGGGCAGGGGAGAGGGAGCAAGAGGGATAGATGCCCTATCCCAGAGCTGGCGCTTCGGGATTTGTTACGCCTTCCCACCCCCAGCTCTTCTGCCACTGGTCCTGAGAAAATTTCAGCTGGAGAACACCTCACTTATCCTTGTGGCACCCCactggcccaagagggcttgGTTTTCGGTTCTCAAGCAACTGACCACAGaaccccctctttttcttcctcttcgagaggatctcctctcgcagggtccagtactgtgccctcagGTACACAGATGGAACCTCGCGGCGTGGTTACTGAGGAGTCCTTGCTGAGGTCCAAAGGTTTTTCGGACAAACTGACTGCCACCCTTCTTGACAGTAGGAAGAAGGAGACACGTTCTATTTATAGAAAAGTTTGGATTCGTTTTAATACTTGGTGCCAGGAATTTTCCTTTCCAACACAAAGCCACAAGTCCGTTCTGGAATTTCTCCAGTGCGGAGCGGATAAAGGCTTGTCAGTGAGTACCCTTAAAGGCCAGGTCTCAGCACTCAGTGTGTTTCTAGAGAGCCCTCTAGCATCCAATCCCTGGGTCATCAGGTTCTTTAGGGCTTTGTCCAGACAGAAACCTTCCCAGGGACCTTCCTTCCCCAAGTGGGATCTATCATTAGTTTTACAGGTGCTAACAGGGTTGCCCTTTGAACCCTTAGACAAGTGTTCTTTAAAGGATCTAACATTTAAAACAGTCTTTTTAGTTGCAGTGACTACTGCCAGGAGGGTCAGTGAATTGGAAGCCCTGTCCATTCGTCCTCCTTTTTGTGTAATTTTCCCGGATCGAGTTGTTTTTAAAACCGATCCGGCCTTCCTTCCGAAAGTGGCTTCCAAGTTCCATAGAAGCCAGGAGGTGGTATTACCCTCATTTTGTTCCAATCCCTCTGGTGAAAGGGAATTTAAGTTCAGTACACTAGATGTTAGGAGATGTATCCTACAGTACTTGGAGCTGACTCGAGCTTTTAGGAAGTCAGACTCTTTGTTCGTTTTGTTTTCTGGGACCAGAAAGGGACAGAAAGCGTCTCGGCGCACTATTGCTAGGTGGCTCAGACTAGTTATTGGGCAGGCTTACTCCTTATCTGGTAGGGAAGTCCCTACAGGAATTAAGGCACACTCTACTCGGGCGGTGGCTACTTCTCAGGCTGAAAGGGCTGGAGCGACGCCAGATCAAATATGCAAAGCCGCAACTTGGTCCAGCTACGCCACTTTCATCAAGCATTACAGAGTAGATCTGGTGTCAGCAGGTGAACAAGCCTTTGGGAGAAAAGTCTTGCAAGCCGTGGTCCCACCCTAA